One genomic segment of Penaeus chinensis breed Huanghai No. 1 chromosome 24, ASM1920278v2, whole genome shotgun sequence includes these proteins:
- the LOC125037884 gene encoding protein TonB-like — protein MTTWKCGYISSHSHLVWHHLPNMKLLVSFVHYFLCFGACRSTILNLGSVGLMLRGGYGCPDGQVVGPDGNCATPIITRNVFVYTAPEQPPVNFPAPYISPPEVQHNILFIRTPEKAASPEPIVIPPPRQQSIVYVLNKQQAEGQKVIELPSDGPQTPEVYFVNYEEGDNPILPSGFDLQTGLQAAANGGGQVLGGGGGGGGAGVGGGAGGGGGGYSAPAAPADSYSAI, from the exons ATGACTACGTGGAAATGCGGGTATATAAGCAGCCACTCGCACTTGGTATGGCATCATCTTCCCAACATGAAGCTCCTAGTGAGTTTCGTTCACTACTTCTTGTGCTTCGGAGCCTGTCGTTCCACAATACTCAATCTGGGCTCAGTTGGTTTAATGCTTCG CGGCGGCTACGGCTGTCCCGACGGGCAGGTCGTGGGTCCCGACGGGAACTGCGCCACGCCCATCATAACGAGGAACGTGTTCGTGTACACCGCCCCTGAGCAGCCGCCCGTGAACTTCCCCGCCCCGTACATCTCTCCCCCCGAGGTGCAGCACAACATCCTCTTCATCCGCACGCCTGAGAAGGCCGCCAGCCCCGAGCCCATCGTGATCCCTCCTCCCCGCCAGCAGAGCATCGTCTACGTGCTCAACAAGCAGCAGGCGGAAGGCCAGAAGGTCATCGAATTGCCGAGCGACGGCCCACAGACGCCCGAGGTCTACTTCGTCAACTACGAAGAGGGAGACAACCCCATCCTTCCCAGCGGCTTCGACCTCCAGACGGGTCTCCAGGCGGCGGCCAATGGTGGAGGCCAGGTCctcggaggtggaggaggaggcggcggagctGGCGTCGGAGGGGGAgccggtggcggtggcggcggatATAGCGCCCCTGCTGCTCCTGCTGATAGCTACTCTGCCATCTAA